The following coding sequences are from one Verrucosispora sp. WMMD573 window:
- a CDS encoding DUF3040 domain-containing protein: MPLSEHEQRLFEQIERSLAEDPKFASAVRASDPRFHARRRLLVAAGLIIAGLALLVYGAVIKTPPLAVAGFVVMLASAAFAVQSHRRAQSPDLHVVGGTASRRRSRGRAGRRSGFLDRMEDRWRQRPEGHR; this comes from the coding sequence GTGCCGCTCTCGGAGCACGAGCAGCGGCTGTTCGAGCAGATCGAGCGGTCGCTTGCCGAGGACCCCAAGTTCGCCTCGGCCGTGCGCGCCAGCGATCCGCGCTTCCACGCGCGGCGTCGCCTGCTCGTCGCTGCCGGCCTGATCATCGCTGGCCTGGCGTTGCTGGTCTATGGCGCGGTGATCAAGACTCCGCCGTTGGCAGTGGCGGGATTCGTTGTCATGTTGGCCTCGGCCGCGTTCGCGGTGCAGTCGCACCGTCGCGCGCAGTCACCCGACCTGCACGTCGTCGGGGGCACGGCGAGTCGTCGCCGGTCCCGAGGCCGTGCCGGCCGGAGGTCGGGTTTCCTCGACCGGATGGAGGACCGGTGGCGGCAGCGCCCGGAGGGGCACCGCTGA
- a CDS encoding VTT domain-containing protein: MLAATPSVTRFVLLLLLLAAFGVTLLLVPHPEPSALPDLADRMGRLAPVAGVLGGALLLVALVPRTFITLAAGAIFGALEGAAYALGAALLAAAIGFTVGRVLGRDFVAERIRGRLARLDRWFTRQSVLGVVTVRLLPISGFGLVSYGYGTTGARVVPFLVGSVIASAPTAFGYAAVGAAVTSPSGVNWLAAAPASLGFIASAVLLARWWRAERHQRRPLH; encoded by the coding sequence CTGCTGGCCGCGACGCCGTCGGTCACCCGGTTCGTGTTGCTGCTGCTTCTGCTCGCCGCCTTCGGGGTGACACTGCTGCTGGTGCCGCACCCCGAACCGTCCGCACTGCCGGACCTGGCCGACCGGATGGGTCGGCTCGCTCCGGTGGCCGGTGTGCTCGGTGGGGCGCTGCTGCTGGTGGCGCTGGTCCCCCGTACCTTCATCACGCTCGCCGCAGGGGCGATCTTCGGTGCCCTGGAAGGTGCCGCGTACGCGCTCGGCGCCGCCCTGCTGGCGGCGGCGATCGGCTTCACCGTGGGTCGGGTGCTGGGCCGGGACTTTGTCGCCGAACGAATCCGGGGGCGGCTGGCCCGCCTCGACCGCTGGTTCACCCGGCAGAGCGTCCTCGGCGTGGTCACCGTACGGCTGCTGCCGATCTCCGGTTTCGGTCTGGTCAGCTACGGCTACGGCACCACCGGCGCCCGGGTGGTGCCGTTCCTCGTCGGCAGCGTGATCGCCTCCGCGCCGACCGCGTTCGGCTACGCGGCGGTCGGCGCGGCCGTGACCAGCCCCAGCGGTGTCAACTGGCTCGCCGCTGCCCCGGCCTCACTCGGCTTCATCGCCAGCGCCGTACTGCTCGCCCGCTGGTGGCGCGCCGAGCGCCACCAGCGCCGCCCCCTCCACTGA
- a CDS encoding DUF58 domain-containing protein: MRDGLRGLTTRGRSFLAAAVAAAISAGILGEKDLLRVAVLLAVLPLLAALYVGRSRYKLACHRSLEPHRVPVGATARVVLRLQNMSRLPTGTLLLEDRLPYALGSRPRVVLERLGAHQASSVAYTVRADVRGRYEVGPLVVRMTDPFGLCELSRAFPGTDRLTVVPQVVPLPAVRLPGEYAGSGESRARSVAVHGEDDAATREYRRGDDLRRVHWKSTARTGELMVRREEQPWESRATVLLDTRAYGHQGDGPTASFEWAVSAAASIAVHLRQAGYKLRLVTGSGADVDATEGAGDGLLLDQLAEVRLDQRVEITTLVQHVRQRADGGLIIGLFGSLSTAEAELLAGLRANGATCVCFLLDSSAWLNLPTPARAEADQAHDAAALALLQSGWRVIGVDHGGRLPALWPQAGRGSQGFALRAAMAETVAGGVR; the protein is encoded by the coding sequence GTGCGTGACGGGCTGCGCGGGCTGACCACCCGCGGCCGCTCCTTCCTGGCCGCGGCGGTGGCGGCGGCCATCTCCGCCGGCATCCTCGGCGAGAAGGACCTGCTGCGGGTGGCGGTGCTGCTGGCCGTCCTGCCGTTGCTCGCCGCGCTCTACGTCGGTCGCAGCCGCTACAAGCTCGCCTGCCACCGGTCGCTGGAGCCGCACCGGGTACCGGTCGGCGCGACCGCCCGGGTGGTGCTGCGCCTGCAGAACATGTCCCGGCTGCCCACCGGCACCCTGCTGCTGGAGGACCGGCTTCCGTACGCCCTCGGCAGCCGTCCCCGGGTGGTGCTGGAACGTCTCGGCGCGCACCAGGCCAGCTCCGTGGCGTACACGGTGCGCGCCGACGTGCGGGGCCGGTACGAGGTGGGGCCGCTGGTGGTCCGGATGACCGACCCCTTCGGCCTCTGCGAACTCAGCCGCGCCTTCCCCGGTACCGACCGGCTCACCGTCGTGCCGCAGGTGGTCCCACTGCCGGCGGTGCGGCTGCCCGGCGAGTACGCCGGCAGCGGCGAGAGCAGGGCCCGCTCGGTGGCGGTGCACGGCGAGGACGATGCAGCCACCCGGGAGTACCGGCGCGGCGACGACCTGCGCCGGGTGCACTGGAAGTCGACCGCGCGCACCGGCGAGCTGATGGTGCGCCGGGAGGAGCAGCCCTGGGAGAGCCGGGCGACGGTGCTGCTGGACACCCGCGCGTACGGGCATCAGGGCGACGGTCCGACGGCGAGCTTCGAGTGGGCGGTCTCAGCCGCCGCGAGCATCGCGGTGCATCTGCGGCAGGCCGGGTACAAACTGCGCCTGGTCACCGGCTCGGGCGCGGACGTCGATGCCACCGAGGGTGCCGGCGACGGCCTGCTGCTCGACCAGCTCGCGGAGGTCCGGCTCGACCAGCGGGTCGAGATCACCACTCTGGTGCAGCACGTACGGCAACGCGCCGACGGCGGGTTGATCATCGGGCTGTTCGGGTCGCTGAGCACCGCCGAGGCGGAGCTGTTGGCCGGGCTGCGGGCCAACGGCGCCACCTGTGTCTGCTTCCTGTTGGACAGCTCCGCCTGGCTGAACCTGCCGACGCCCGCGCGGGCCGAGGCCGACCAGGCGCACGACGCCGCGGCGCTGGCGCTGCTGCAGTCCGGTTGGCGGGTGATCGGCGTCGATCACGGCGGCCGGCTGCCGGCGCTCTGGCCGCAGGCGGGGCGGGGCTCGCAGGGATTCGCGCTGCGCGCGGCGATGGCCGAGACCGTGGCCGGTGGCGTGCGATGA
- a CDS encoding DUF3488 and transglutaminase-like domain-containing protein: protein MIAHRNLGLVAAGATLLAAAPLSAIFERWTWLVQAVIAVAAVAAAASLARLGRTPLWVQILAMVGGLTLALTWLFPSGSELLAVLPTPATFGHFAELLGNSVEDMRSHGVKVPDTDPLLFITVLGIGAVAVLVDVLCVGLRRPALAGLPMLAIYSVPVAVYVDSVPPVPFAIGAAGFLWLLVTDNVDRVRRFGRRFTGDGRDVDVWESSPLAAAGRRLAVVGLALAVLVPLAVPGMTAGLMTTLNSGPGSGIGPGFGGSPGRVDLFAALSGQLNQSQVTDLVTVTTTEEEPFYLRFGVADDLRTDGFRVRGPNGRRVTGDLPDPSGRSAPGIQRTRQRATVRVSRELNMPLLPVYAEPVNFAELGNNWFYDPNLQVVFSNRENSRGKEYSFDYVRSSYSPQALRRAQPLPADLPLRRQQTVTPDVPEVRALVEDLIRGARTEYDKVRAIYNYFSEDNGFSYRLSTEQGSSGQAILDFLETKVGYCQQYAAALAWMVRDAGIPARVAFGFTNGSRRSDDTLTLTNRNLHAWTEVYFDQIGWVPFDATPAYGVPGSTRSAWAPDVDAPEESTPQGGAADTPDETDPSAEAEQGPNQFEEGEDPGAALGSDAPAEQAPVWPWLVAASVLTLLVLLAVPALRRLALRRRRGRPAPAVRTVDAPDAAPSATGQPVVLVATDPDRARADAHAAWDELIDTLVDYRVGVDRTETPRATAERVARERLAAQTDAGSAVRLLGRAEERARYARDPLTGEPLPAALRTVRGALAGQADRRTRLVATVLPPSVLSRWRTALADNSSRLVDSAGQVRRRLLRFSPRRLIASRAGR, encoded by the coding sequence ATGATCGCCCATCGGAACCTGGGCCTGGTGGCCGCCGGCGCGACGCTGCTCGCGGCGGCACCACTGTCGGCCATCTTCGAACGTTGGACGTGGTTGGTCCAGGCGGTCATCGCGGTGGCCGCGGTGGCGGCCGCGGCGTCGCTGGCCCGGCTCGGCCGGACCCCGCTGTGGGTGCAGATCCTGGCCATGGTCGGCGGTCTCACCCTCGCTCTTACCTGGCTGTTCCCCAGCGGCTCCGAGCTGCTGGCGGTGCTGCCCACCCCGGCCACCTTCGGACACTTCGCCGAGTTGCTCGGCAACTCGGTCGAAGACATGCGCTCCCACGGCGTGAAGGTTCCGGACACCGACCCGCTGCTGTTCATCACCGTGCTCGGCATCGGCGCGGTGGCGGTGCTGGTGGACGTGCTCTGCGTCGGGCTGCGCCGCCCTGCCCTGGCCGGGCTGCCGATGCTGGCCATCTACTCGGTGCCGGTGGCGGTCTATGTGGACAGCGTCCCGCCGGTGCCGTTCGCGATCGGCGCCGCCGGTTTCCTGTGGCTGCTGGTCACCGACAACGTGGACCGGGTCCGTCGGTTCGGTCGGCGGTTCACCGGCGACGGCCGCGACGTGGATGTCTGGGAGTCGTCGCCGTTGGCCGCCGCCGGCCGGCGGCTGGCGGTGGTGGGTCTCGCACTGGCCGTACTGGTGCCGTTGGCCGTGCCGGGAATGACCGCCGGGTTGATGACCACGCTCAACTCCGGCCCCGGCTCCGGCATCGGTCCCGGGTTCGGTGGCTCCCCCGGCCGGGTCGATCTCTTCGCCGCGCTCAGCGGGCAGCTCAACCAGTCCCAGGTGACCGATCTGGTGACGGTCACCACCACCGAGGAGGAGCCGTTCTATCTGCGCTTCGGGGTCGCCGACGACCTGCGTACCGACGGCTTCCGGGTGCGCGGCCCCAACGGTAGGCGAGTCACCGGCGACCTACCCGATCCCTCGGGGCGGTCGGCTCCGGGCATCCAACGCACCCGGCAACGGGCCACCGTGCGGGTGAGCCGCGAGCTGAACATGCCACTGCTGCCGGTCTACGCCGAACCGGTCAACTTCGCCGAGCTGGGCAACAACTGGTTCTACGACCCGAACCTGCAGGTCGTCTTCTCCAACCGGGAGAACTCGCGGGGCAAGGAGTACTCCTTCGACTACGTCCGCTCGTCGTACAGTCCGCAGGCGCTGCGGCGGGCTCAGCCGCTGCCGGCGGACCTGCCGCTGCGCCGGCAGCAGACCGTGACGCCGGACGTGCCGGAGGTCCGTGCCCTGGTGGAGGATCTGATCCGGGGGGCACGCACCGAGTACGACAAGGTGCGAGCCATCTACAACTACTTTTCCGAGGACAACGGCTTCAGCTACCGGCTCAGCACCGAGCAGGGCAGCAGCGGCCAGGCGATTCTCGACTTCCTGGAGACCAAGGTCGGCTACTGCCAGCAGTACGCCGCGGCGCTGGCCTGGATGGTCCGCGACGCGGGGATCCCGGCTCGGGTCGCGTTCGGGTTCACCAACGGCAGCCGCCGCAGCGACGACACCCTCACGCTTACCAACCGCAATCTGCACGCCTGGACCGAGGTCTACTTCGACCAGATCGGCTGGGTGCCCTTTGACGCCACCCCGGCCTACGGCGTGCCGGGCTCCACCCGCTCGGCCTGGGCGCCGGACGTGGACGCCCCGGAGGAGAGCACGCCGCAGGGCGGCGCCGCGGACACACCCGACGAGACGGATCCGTCCGCCGAGGCGGAGCAGGGACCGAACCAGTTCGAGGAGGGCGAGGACCCGGGTGCGGCGCTCGGCTCCGACGCGCCCGCCGAGCAGGCGCCCGTCTGGCCGTGGCTGGTCGCGGCCAGCGTCCTGACGCTGCTGGTGCTGCTCGCTGTGCCCGCACTGCGCCGACTCGCACTGCGCCGCCGTCGGGGCAGACCGGCACCGGCGGTGCGGACGGTCGACGCGCCGGACGCGGCCCCGTCCGCGACCGGGCAACCGGTCGTGCTGGTCGCCACCGATCCGGACCGGGCGCGGGCCGACGCGCACGCCGCCTGGGACGAGCTGATCGACACGCTCGTCGACTACCGGGTCGGGGTGGATCGGACCGAAACCCCCCGTGCCACGGCGGAGCGGGTGGCCCGGGAGCGCCTGGCCGCGCAGACCGACGCCGGCTCGGCGGTACGTCTGCTCGGACGTGCCGAGGAGCGGGCCCGTTACGCCCGGGACCCGTTGACCGGTGAACCGCTGCCGGCGGCCCTGCGGACGGTGCGCGGTGCGCTGGCCGGGCAGGCCGACCGGCGGACCCGCCTGGTGGCGACCGTGTTGCCGCCGTCGGTATTGTCCCGCTGGCGCACCGCCCTCGCGGACAACTCGTCACGACTGGTCGACTCGGCCGGGCAGGTGCGCCGCAGGCTGCTGCGGTTCAGCCCACGCCGGCTGATCGCCAGCCGCGCGGGTCGCTGA
- a CDS encoding glutamine amidotransferase, protein MSTETLRIVWIYPDLLSTYGDRGNALILARRAQQRGFPVEVLEVRSDQRLPTTADIYLIGGGEDGPQALGAQRLLADGGLHRAVAQGSVVFGVCAGYQLLGTSFFAKGTQYQGLELLDLSSDRGPSRAVGELAGDIDARLGLPPLTGFENHGGRTHLGAEVSPLARVTAGVGNDGATEGAWRGKLLGTYSHGPALARNPALADLLLRWATGAQHLPPLDDTWADRLRAERRTAVATARA, encoded by the coding sequence GTGTCAACTGAGACCCTGCGCATCGTCTGGATCTACCCGGACCTGCTGTCGACCTACGGTGACCGGGGCAACGCCCTGATCCTGGCCCGCCGGGCCCAGCAGCGCGGGTTCCCGGTCGAGGTGCTGGAGGTCCGCTCCGACCAGCGGTTGCCCACCACGGCCGACATCTACCTCATCGGCGGCGGCGAGGACGGCCCGCAGGCGCTCGGCGCGCAACGACTGCTCGCCGACGGCGGCCTGCACCGGGCGGTGGCCCAGGGCTCGGTGGTTTTCGGCGTCTGCGCCGGCTACCAGTTGCTGGGCACCTCGTTCTTCGCCAAGGGCACCCAGTACCAGGGCCTGGAACTGCTCGACCTCTCCTCGGACCGGGGCCCCAGCCGGGCCGTCGGCGAGTTGGCCGGCGACATCGACGCCCGCCTCGGCCTGCCGCCGCTGACCGGGTTCGAGAACCACGGCGGTCGCACCCACCTCGGCGCCGAGGTCTCCCCGCTGGCCCGGGTCACCGCCGGGGTCGGCAACGACGGTGCCACCGAGGGTGCCTGGCGGGGCAAGCTGCTCGGCACGTACTCGCACGGCCCGGCGCTGGCCCGCAACCCGGCCCTGGCCGACCTGCTGCTGCGCTGGGCGACCGGGGCGCAGCACCTGCCGCCGCTCGACGACACCTGGGCCGACCGGCTGCGCGCCGAACGCCGGACCGCGGTGGCCACCGCCCGGGCATGA
- a CDS encoding MoxR family ATPase, producing the protein MTQQTWDDVGGLLPYDEFRAASDAIVTNIEQVIEGKTATVRLALAVLLAEGHLLIEDVPGVGKTKLAKALARSIDCSVRRIQFTPDLLPSDVTGVSVYNQETHDFEFRPGAVFANLVVGDEINRASPKTQSALLECMEERQVTVDGVTYQLQTPFMVIATQNPIEMEGTYPLPEAQRDRFTARIAMGYPDPTAELAMLDGHGAVDPLSGLRPVSDADTVRRLIGHVRQVHVADAVKQYAVDLVTATRESPDLRLGASPRCTLQLLRTARAVAALDGRDYVLPDDLQVLAVPVLAHRIIPTADAQLARRTTDAIVADLVHRLPLPHDRKRSPYDTRPPSGNGRAPFEPRRP; encoded by the coding sequence GTGACACAACAGACCTGGGACGACGTTGGCGGTCTGCTGCCGTACGACGAGTTCCGCGCCGCCAGTGACGCGATCGTTACCAACATCGAACAGGTCATCGAGGGCAAGACCGCGACCGTGCGGTTGGCACTGGCCGTCCTGCTCGCCGAGGGTCACCTGCTCATCGAGGACGTGCCCGGTGTCGGCAAGACCAAATTGGCCAAGGCCCTGGCCCGGTCGATCGACTGTTCGGTACGCCGCATCCAGTTCACGCCCGACCTGCTGCCCAGCGACGTCACCGGGGTCAGCGTCTACAACCAGGAAACCCACGACTTCGAGTTCCGTCCGGGTGCCGTCTTCGCGAACCTGGTCGTCGGCGACGAGATCAACCGGGCCTCGCCGAAGACCCAGTCCGCGCTGCTGGAGTGCATGGAGGAACGGCAGGTCACCGTCGACGGGGTGACCTATCAGTTGCAGACGCCGTTCATGGTGATCGCCACCCAGAATCCGATCGAGATGGAGGGCACCTACCCGCTGCCGGAGGCGCAGCGCGACCGGTTCACCGCCCGCATCGCCATGGGATACCCGGACCCGACCGCCGAGCTCGCCATGCTCGACGGGCACGGTGCCGTCGACCCGCTGTCCGGGCTGCGGCCGGTCTCCGACGCCGACACCGTGCGCCGGCTGATCGGTCACGTTCGGCAGGTGCACGTCGCCGACGCGGTCAAGCAGTACGCGGTCGACCTGGTCACCGCCACCCGCGAGTCACCCGACCTGCGTCTGGGCGCCTCCCCCCGCTGCACCCTGCAACTGCTGCGCACCGCCCGCGCGGTGGCCGCCCTCGACGGGCGTGACTACGTCCTCCCCGACGACCTGCAGGTGCTCGCCGTGCCGGTGCTGGCGCACCGGATCATTCCCACGGCCGACGCCCAGCTGGCCCGGCGTACCACCGACGCGATCGTCGCCGACCTGGTGCACCGGCTGCCGCTGCCGCACGACCGCAAGCGCTCGCCCTACGACACCCGGCCACCGAGCGGCAACGGCCGGGCCCCCTTCGAGCCGCGGAGGCCGTGA
- the leuS gene encoding leucine--tRNA ligase, translated as MTEADVPPFRYTAALADEIERRWQDRWEREGAFHAPNPSGPLADPAHPRSGAEKLYVLDMFPYPSGAGLHVGHPLGYIGTDCFARYQRMAGRNVLHAMGFDAFGLPAEQYAVQTGTHPRTTTEANIDRYRAQLRRLGLAHDRRRSVATIDTDFYRWTQWIFLQIFNSWYDHEAGRARPISELIAEFAGGGRRTPDGRPWAELSAAERRAVIDDHRLAYVSQAPVNWCPGLGTVLANEEVTADGRSERGNFPVFKRNLKQWMMRITAYGDRLLDDLDKLDWPEPIKLMQRNWIGRSQGAHIDFPTPVAPIRVFTTRPDTVFGATYMVLAPEHELVDTLVPAAWPEDTRDAWTGGHGSPREAVEAYRKAAAAKTDVERQAETKEKTGVFTGAYATNPVTGGQIPIFIADYVLAGYGTGAIMAVPAQDERDWEFAEVFELPIVRTVQPPEGFDGKAYTGEGPAINSAAPERGLDLDGLGVADAKARIIGWLEETGNGQGAVTYRLRDWLFSRQRYWGEPFPIVYDADGAAIALPEEMLPVELPEVEDFSPRTFDPEDAASDPETPLSRRRDWVEVELDLGDGPKRYTRETNVMPQWAGSCWYELRYLDPTNGDRFVDADNERYWMGPRGEGDCGGVDLYVGGAEHAVLHLLYARFWHKVLYDLGHVSSFEPFRKLFNQGYIQAYAYTDARGAYVPAEEVAERDGGFFLGDVQVNREYGKMGKSLKNVVTPDEMCAAYGADTFRVYEMSMGPLEVSRPWETRAVVGSYRFLQRVWRAIVDERTGESRVTDDPADEQTRRLLHKVIDGVRGDMEQIRFNTAIAKLIELTNGVTRLSGTPREVAEPLVLMVAPFAPHVAEELWQRLGHSTSLTYADFPVADPALLVAETVTYPVQVNGKVRARVEVPADAAEDVVRQAALDAVAGVLAGKEPRKVIVIPTRMVSIVQ; from the coding sequence ATGACCGAGGCAGACGTCCCACCGTTCCGGTACACCGCAGCGCTGGCCGACGAGATCGAACGCCGCTGGCAGGACCGGTGGGAGCGGGAGGGGGCCTTCCACGCGCCGAACCCGTCCGGTCCGCTGGCCGATCCGGCTCACCCGCGGTCCGGTGCGGAGAAGCTGTACGTGCTGGACATGTTCCCGTACCCGTCCGGGGCCGGGCTGCACGTCGGACACCCGCTGGGTTACATCGGCACCGACTGCTTCGCCCGGTACCAGCGGATGGCCGGCCGCAACGTGCTGCACGCGATGGGCTTCGACGCGTTCGGCCTGCCCGCCGAGCAGTACGCGGTGCAGACCGGCACCCACCCCCGGACCACCACCGAGGCGAACATCGACCGCTACCGGGCGCAGCTGCGCCGGCTGGGGCTGGCCCACGACCGGCGGCGTTCGGTGGCCACCATCGACACCGACTTCTACCGCTGGACCCAGTGGATCTTCCTGCAGATCTTCAACTCCTGGTACGACCACGAGGCCGGCCGGGCCCGGCCGATCAGTGAGCTGATCGCCGAGTTCGCCGGGGGCGGGCGGCGCACCCCGGACGGCCGGCCGTGGGCCGAGCTGTCGGCCGCCGAGCGCCGCGCCGTCATCGACGACCACCGCCTGGCGTACGTGTCGCAGGCGCCGGTGAACTGGTGCCCCGGGCTGGGCACGGTGCTGGCCAACGAGGAGGTCACCGCCGACGGCCGCTCCGAGCGGGGCAACTTCCCGGTCTTCAAGCGCAACCTGAAGCAGTGGATGATGCGGATCACCGCGTACGGTGACCGGCTGCTGGACGACCTGGACAAGCTGGACTGGCCCGAGCCGATCAAGCTGATGCAGCGCAACTGGATCGGCCGGTCGCAGGGCGCGCACATCGACTTCCCGACCCCGGTCGCCCCGATCCGGGTGTTCACGACCCGGCCCGACACCGTCTTCGGCGCCACCTACATGGTGCTGGCCCCGGAGCACGAGCTGGTCGACACGCTGGTGCCGGCGGCCTGGCCGGAGGACACCCGGGACGCGTGGACCGGTGGGCACGGCAGCCCGCGGGAGGCCGTCGAGGCGTACCGCAAGGCGGCGGCGGCCAAGACCGACGTGGAGCGGCAGGCCGAGACGAAGGAGAAGACCGGCGTCTTCACCGGCGCGTACGCCACCAACCCGGTCACCGGTGGGCAGATTCCGATCTTCATCGCCGACTACGTGCTGGCCGGCTACGGCACCGGCGCGATCATGGCGGTGCCCGCCCAGGACGAGCGGGACTGGGAGTTCGCCGAGGTCTTCGAGCTGCCGATCGTGCGTACCGTGCAGCCACCGGAGGGCTTCGACGGCAAGGCGTACACGGGGGAGGGGCCGGCGATCAACAGCGCCGCGCCCGAGCGCGGCCTGGACCTGGACGGCCTGGGTGTGGCCGATGCCAAGGCCCGGATCATCGGCTGGCTGGAGGAGACCGGCAACGGCCAGGGCGCGGTGACCTACCGGCTGCGGGACTGGCTGTTCAGCCGGCAGCGCTACTGGGGCGAGCCGTTCCCGATCGTGTACGACGCCGACGGTGCCGCCATCGCCCTGCCGGAGGAGATGCTGCCGGTCGAGCTGCCCGAGGTGGAGGACTTCTCCCCGCGCACCTTCGACCCGGAGGACGCGGCCAGCGACCCGGAGACGCCGCTGTCGCGCCGCCGGGACTGGGTCGAGGTCGAGCTGGACCTGGGCGACGGCCCGAAGCGCTACACCCGGGAGACCAACGTGATGCCGCAGTGGGCCGGCTCCTGCTGGTACGAGCTGCGCTACCTGGACCCGACCAACGGCGACCGGTTCGTCGACGCGGACAACGAGCGGTACTGGATGGGCCCGCGTGGCGAGGGTGACTGCGGCGGGGTCGACCTGTACGTGGGCGGTGCCGAACACGCCGTGCTGCACCTGCTGTACGCCCGGTTCTGGCACAAGGTGCTGTACGACCTGGGCCACGTGTCGTCGTTCGAGCCGTTCCGCAAGCTGTTCAACCAGGGCTACATCCAGGCGTACGCGTACACCGACGCCCGGGGCGCGTACGTGCCGGCGGAGGAGGTCGCCGAGCGCGACGGCGGCTTCTTCCTGGGTGACGTCCAGGTCAACCGCGAGTACGGCAAGATGGGCAAGTCCCTGAAGAACGTGGTAACCCCGGACGAGATGTGTGCCGCCTATGGCGCGGACACGTTCCGGGTGTACGAGATGTCGATGGGACCGCTGGAGGTGTCGCGCCCGTGGGAGACCCGGGCGGTGGTCGGCTCGTACCGGTTCCTGCAACGGGTCTGGCGGGCCATCGTCGACGAGCGGACCGGCGAGTCCCGGGTCACCGACGACCCGGCCGACGAGCAGACCCGGCGGCTGCTGCACAAGGTCATCGACGGTGTCCGGGGCGACATGGAGCAGATCCGGTTCAACACCGCGATCGCCAAGCTGATCGAGCTGACCAACGGGGTGACCCGTCTGTCGGGTACCCCGCGCGAGGTGGCCGAGCCACTGGTGCTGATGGTCGCGCCGTTCGCCCCGCACGTCGCCGAGGAGCTGTGGCAGCGGCTGGGCCACTCCACCTCGCTGACGTACGCGGACTTCCCGGTCGCCGACCCGGCCCTGCTGGTCGCCGAGACGGTCACCTACCCGGTGCAGGTCAACGGCAAGGTCCGGGCCCGCGTCGAGGTCCCCGCCGACGCCGCCGAGGACGTCGTCCGCCAGGCGGCCCTGGACGCCGTGGCCGGCGTGCTGGCCGGCAAGGAACCCCGCAAGGTCATCGTCATCCCCACCCGCATGGTCTCCATCGTCCAATAA
- a CDS encoding response regulator transcription factor: MTIRVLLVDDQPLVRAGLRVLIADVPDMAVVGEAGTGAEAVRLTREVLPDVVLMDLRMPGTDGIQATRTITDSGGPARVLVLTTFDDDEHVHAALRAGASGFLVKDMALEDILGAIRVVAAGDALIAPGVTRRLIAEFSRRPVAATPRSLTGVTDREREVLTLVGRGLSNAEIAAELVISAATAKAHVARLFSKLGARDRVHLVIAAYEAGLVTPPR; the protein is encoded by the coding sequence GTGACCATCCGGGTTTTGCTCGTCGACGACCAGCCGCTGGTGCGGGCCGGGCTGCGCGTGCTGATCGCCGACGTACCAGACATGGCAGTGGTCGGCGAGGCCGGCACCGGCGCCGAGGCGGTGCGACTGACTCGTGAGGTGCTGCCTGACGTGGTGCTGATGGATCTGCGGATGCCGGGTACCGACGGCATCCAGGCGACGCGGACGATCACCGACTCCGGCGGTCCCGCCCGGGTGCTCGTGCTCACCACGTTCGACGACGACGAGCACGTGCACGCCGCGCTGCGGGCCGGCGCGAGCGGCTTTCTCGTCAAGGACATGGCTCTGGAGGACATCCTCGGCGCGATCCGGGTGGTAGCGGCCGGGGACGCGCTCATCGCACCAGGCGTCACCCGGCGACTGATCGCCGAGTTCAGCCGCCGGCCGGTGGCTGCGACGCCACGGTCGCTGACCGGGGTGACCGATCGGGAGCGCGAGGTGCTCACCCTCGTGGGCCGGGGCCTTTCCAACGCCGAGATCGCCGCCGAGTTGGTGATCAGTGCGGCCACCGCCAAGGCACACGTGGCAAGACTGTTCAGCAAGCTTGGCGCCCGCGACCGGGTGCACCTGGTCATCGCCGCATACGAAGCCGGCCTGGTCACCCCACCCCGCTGA